The Kordia sp. SMS9 genome window below encodes:
- a CDS encoding ABC transporter substrate-binding protein: MKKLGIISMRSIKSFFCLLFVISILSFSCKTEKKAPQKETLPSIEKSSTTTENLRHAQKFAIEKTGDITLITVFSPWPNAKKDFKYALIPREKAAAITLNRDEYDAIVLTPIERIVVTSTTHIPTLEMLGVENTLVGFPQTNYISSEKTRSLIDAGKVKDIGQNEQINIELLIDLQPELVIGFSINNSNPTYKTIQKANIPVVYNGDWTEKTPLGRAEWIHFFAPFFQKEAKATKIFTEIEKEYLEAKVLAQKATTKPTILAGIMYKDIWYLPAGESFQATYLKDANADYIWSETEGTGSLSLSIESVLDKAVDADVWIGPGRYKSYENLKEASRLYAEFEAFQNKKIFSTANTVGKTGGTIYYELAATRPDIVLKDIIKAIHPEILPNYQPFFFKPLH; this comes from the coding sequence TTGAAAAAATTAGGAATCATATCCATGCGATCAATCAAATCATTTTTTTGCCTTTTATTCGTAATATCCATCCTTAGTTTCTCGTGCAAAACGGAAAAGAAAGCACCTCAAAAAGAGACACTTCCATCTATAGAAAAATCTTCAACTACCACTGAAAATTTACGGCATGCTCAAAAGTTTGCTATTGAAAAAACAGGTGATATTACATTGATTACGGTATTTTCGCCTTGGCCAAATGCTAAAAAAGATTTTAAATACGCGTTGATTCCGAGAGAGAAAGCCGCTGCAATTACGTTAAATCGTGACGAATATGACGCAATTGTGTTGACGCCTATAGAACGAATCGTCGTGACTTCCACCACGCACATTCCAACCTTAGAAATGTTAGGTGTTGAAAATACCTTGGTTGGTTTTCCACAAACGAATTATATTTCTTCTGAAAAAACACGTTCCTTAATTGATGCCGGAAAGGTGAAAGATATTGGTCAAAATGAGCAAATTAACATCGAATTGCTAATTGATTTACAGCCCGAACTCGTCATTGGTTTTTCCATCAACAATTCCAATCCAACCTATAAAACCATTCAAAAAGCGAATATTCCTGTGGTGTATAATGGTGATTGGACAGAAAAAACGCCGTTAGGAAGAGCAGAATGGATTCACTTTTTTGCACCATTTTTTCAAAAAGAAGCCAAAGCAACAAAAATTTTTACTGAAATAGAAAAAGAATATTTGGAAGCCAAAGTCTTAGCACAAAAAGCAACTACCAAGCCAACCATTTTAGCAGGTATTATGTATAAAGATATTTGGTATTTGCCTGCGGGCGAAAGTTTTCAAGCGACATACTTGAAAGATGCAAACGCTGATTATATATGGTCTGAAACGGAAGGAACTGGAAGTTTGTCACTCAGTATTGAAAGTGTGTTAGACAAAGCTGTTGATGCCGACGTATGGATTGGTCCAGGACGCTATAAAAGTTATGAAAACTTGAAAGAAGCGAGTCGATTGTATGCTGAATTTGAAGCGTTCCAAAACAAAAAAATATTCAGCACTGCCAATACTGTTGGAAAAACTGGCGGCACTATTTATTATGAATTGGCAGCAACACGACCAGATATTGTGTTGAAAGACATTATTAAAGCCATTCATCCAGAAATTTTGCCAAATTATCAACCTTTCTTTTTTAAACCTTTGCACTAA